Proteins encoded together in one Vibrio metoecus window:
- a CDS encoding 1-acyl-sn-glycerol-3-phosphate acyltransferase encodes MTSTTDPYIDIRPYNDDEIPAALSRLINDQEFISAILQHRFKHHSALLRTLMAPLVKLYLKRKWAKLDSVEAIQLEVKKYLDQTLEQTTNGVSYSGLEKLSKDQAYLFICNHRDIAMDPALVNYGLYMAGHRTVRIAIGDNLLKKPCATELMRLNKSFIVKRSAKGPREMMKALGTLSAYIKHSLETGHSIWIAQKEGRAKDGNDQTDPAILKMFHVEGRRQKIEFADYMRSLKIVPVSISYENDPCDIAKARELYEKATQGRYEKGEFEDIESIIQGIVGDKGRVHVAFGDVIAQPFETPEALAQEIDRQIHQNYVLFPINRLAAGQDDKDITQEVRAVLQAKLAHLPEAAHQYLLNAYANPVRNHIAPEKV; translated from the coding sequence ATGACCTCAACAACTGATCCTTATATTGATATTCGTCCTTACAATGATGACGAGATTCCGGCTGCACTCTCTCGTCTGATCAATGACCAAGAGTTTATCTCGGCGATTTTACAACATCGTTTCAAACATCATTCTGCTTTACTGCGTACCTTAATGGCACCGCTAGTGAAACTGTACCTTAAACGGAAATGGGCGAAGCTAGACAGCGTCGAAGCCATTCAGCTTGAGGTGAAAAAATACCTAGACCAAACGCTGGAGCAGACCACCAACGGGGTGAGTTACAGTGGTTTGGAGAAGTTAAGCAAAGATCAAGCTTACTTATTTATTTGTAACCACCGTGACATTGCAATGGATCCTGCTTTGGTCAATTACGGCTTATATATGGCAGGTCACCGCACTGTAAGGATTGCGATTGGCGATAACCTGTTGAAAAAGCCTTGTGCGACAGAGCTGATGCGCTTGAACAAAAGCTTTATTGTGAAACGCTCTGCAAAAGGTCCACGAGAAATGATGAAAGCTCTCGGTACTCTGTCGGCTTACATCAAGCATTCACTGGAGACAGGCCATTCCATTTGGATCGCTCAAAAAGAGGGGCGTGCCAAAGATGGTAACGACCAAACCGATCCTGCGATCTTGAAAATGTTCCACGTTGAAGGACGTCGTCAAAAAATTGAGTTTGCGGACTACATGCGCTCTTTGAAGATTGTGCCTGTATCGATCTCATATGAAAACGATCCTTGTGACATCGCAAAAGCGCGCGAGCTGTACGAGAAAGCCACGCAAGGCCGTTACGAAAAAGGTGAATTCGAAGATATTGAAAGCATCATCCAAGGCATTGTGGGTGATAAAGGCCGTGTGCATGTCGCGTTTGGTGACGTGATCGCGCAGCCTTTCGAAACCCCAGAAGCGTTAGCGCAAGAGATCGACCGGCAGATCCACCAGAACTATGTGCTGTTCCCGATCAACCGTTTAGCGGCTGGGCAAGACGATAAAGACATTACGCAAGAAGTGCGCGCTGTGTTACAGGCAAAATTGGCTCACTTGCCAGAGGCAGCGCATCAATATCTGTTGAACGCCTATGCAAACCCTGTCCGCAATCATATTGCGCCCGAAAAGGTGTGA
- a CDS encoding YfcZ/YiiS family protein → MSNQTCVENEVCEACGCAGEIGFIIREGDDVAEVSLFGSDKAHLEGKLAEYVALAKQVCANVEYEVAPAESDATELHARFKFEVSAEKLIFELKTRALAR, encoded by the coding sequence ATGAGTAACCAAACCTGTGTCGAAAATGAAGTATGTGAAGCCTGTGGTTGTGCAGGTGAAATCGGCTTTATCATTCGTGAAGGTGACGATGTCGCTGAAGTTTCTTTATTTGGCTCCGATAAAGCACATCTGGAAGGAAAACTGGCTGAGTACGTTGCCCTAGCAAAACAAGTGTGCGCCAACGTGGAATATGAAGTTGCCCCGGCAGAGAGCGATGCCACTGAGTTACACGCTCGTTTTAAATTTGAAGTCAGTGCTGAAAAGCTGATTTTTGAACTGAAAACCCGAGCGTTAGCTCGCTAA
- a CDS encoding TetR family transcriptional regulator, translating to MPKRSKEDTEVTIQTIMDAVVDQLLRLGYDKMSYTTLSQQTGVSRTGISHHFPKKTDFASALDGRIFKMFMEYLDFEHDIGAFRASWLAAMEKSEFVAILRLLFHHIVTAERAHDFAHKGVSRLYKMTEEKFGQESQKEVEWLLGRSLVSMVN from the coding sequence ATGCCTAAGCGTAGTAAAGAAGATACTGAAGTGACGATTCAGACGATTATGGATGCGGTTGTCGACCAGTTGCTTCGACTGGGTTATGACAAGATGTCTTACACCACACTCAGCCAGCAAACCGGAGTTTCACGAACGGGGATCAGTCATCATTTCCCTAAGAAAACCGATTTTGCTTCTGCTCTTGATGGGCGGATTTTTAAAATGTTCATGGAGTACCTCGATTTCGAGCATGATATCGGTGCATTCCGTGCCAGTTGGCTAGCCGCTATGGAGAAATCAGAGTTTGTAGCGATTTTACGCCTCTTATTTCACCATATTGTGACCGCTGAACGTGCTCATGATTTTGCCCATAAAGGGGTGAGCCGCCTGTATAAAATGACAGAAGAGAAGTTTGGTCAAGAGAGCCAGAAAGAAGTGGAATGGCTGCTTGGCCGTTCTCTGGTTAGCATGGTGAACTGA
- a CDS encoding heme ABC transporter ATP-binding protein yields MHTIAIQGSDLCVAYGSRSVLDHVDITLRRGEVAALLGPNGAGKSTLLKLLCGEMRGAGSLHYFGIPAQNWPAEKLATHLGILPQQSSLSFPFTAQEVVELGAIPLNLPRKEVEKVARHYMQKTEVLHLAHSLYPALSGGEKQRLHLARVLTQLHQAGEQRILMLDEPTSALDLAHQHNTLQLARQLADEEACAVVVVLHDLNLAAQYADRLILLHQGKIVCDAAPWQALTSERIESVYGYRALVAAHPTRDFPMVYPA; encoded by the coding sequence ATGCACACAATTGCAATCCAAGGCTCAGACCTTTGTGTGGCTTACGGTTCACGCTCGGTACTCGACCATGTCGATATCACTTTACGTCGTGGTGAAGTCGCGGCATTGCTTGGCCCAAACGGAGCAGGAAAAAGCACCTTACTAAAGTTACTCTGTGGAGAAATGAGAGGTGCGGGTTCGCTGCATTATTTTGGTATTCCAGCTCAGAATTGGCCTGCAGAAAAATTAGCGACCCACTTAGGTATTTTGCCTCAACAAAGCTCGTTAAGTTTTCCGTTCACCGCGCAGGAAGTCGTTGAACTTGGCGCGATCCCTCTCAATTTACCTCGTAAGGAAGTCGAGAAAGTGGCGAGGCATTACATGCAAAAAACCGAGGTGTTGCATCTTGCCCATAGTCTCTATCCAGCCCTCTCTGGCGGTGAAAAACAACGTTTGCATTTAGCTCGCGTGTTAACTCAACTTCACCAAGCCGGAGAACAACGGATTTTGATGCTTGATGAACCAACCTCGGCACTCGATCTGGCACACCAACACAATACTCTCCAACTGGCACGCCAATTAGCCGATGAAGAAGCTTGTGCGGTGGTCGTGGTATTGCATGATCTCAATCTTGCAGCGCAATATGCCGATCGACTAATCTTGCTCCACCAAGGAAAAATTGTGTGTGATGCCGCGCCATGGCAAGCACTTACATCGGAACGCATTGAAAGTGTGTATGGCTACCGAGCTCTCGTTGCGGCACACCCTACCCGAGATTTCCCTATGGTTTATCCGGCATGA
- a CDS encoding FecCD family ABC transporter permease translates to MLRPFSFVITTSFLLLAVLFSGLYSITVGPMNITITDSIQSLLFRSDQLAGAVHLVIHDIRLPRTLLCLLVGAILALCGTAMQGLFRNPLAEPGIIGVSSGASLGAALAIVLLSELTFEFAWLNSLVLPLAAFLGGAITTVLVYRLGTSKFGTSVTIMLLAGVAISALAGAGIGYLNYLASDQMLRDLTLWSMGSMAGASTSSIVLSGITLFILFGYFRWRAMALNALLLGEAEARHLGVPVQKLKREMIILSAMGVGIAVSAAGMIGFVGLVVPHIGRMLVGPDHRNLIPISTLLGALMLTLADMVARVAVAPAELPIGIVTALVGAPFFLYLLFQQKGRIF, encoded by the coding sequence GTGTTAAGACCATTCTCTTTTGTCATCACCACAAGTTTTCTGCTATTGGCGGTGCTGTTTTCCGGGCTCTACTCCATTACCGTTGGCCCAATGAACATCACCATCACCGACAGTATTCAAAGCTTACTTTTTCGTTCCGATCAGCTCGCGGGCGCCGTTCATTTGGTGATTCACGATATTCGTTTACCACGAACACTGCTGTGTTTACTGGTCGGCGCTATTCTGGCGCTCTGCGGCACAGCAATGCAGGGGTTATTTCGTAACCCGTTAGCAGAACCTGGAATTATTGGTGTCTCTTCAGGTGCATCTCTCGGTGCCGCGCTCGCTATCGTTTTATTGAGTGAATTGACGTTCGAGTTCGCTTGGTTAAATAGCTTAGTGTTACCTCTCGCCGCCTTTCTCGGGGGCGCAATAACCACCGTATTAGTCTATCGTCTTGGTACCTCGAAATTTGGCACCTCAGTGACCATCATGTTACTTGCGGGGGTTGCAATATCGGCTCTTGCCGGTGCAGGAATTGGCTATCTCAACTATTTAGCTAGTGATCAAATGCTACGTGATTTAACACTTTGGTCGATGGGTTCCATGGCTGGTGCAAGCACATCTAGCATTGTGCTCAGTGGCATCACGTTATTCATTCTGTTTGGTTATTTTCGTTGGCGAGCCATGGCACTCAACGCCCTACTCCTTGGCGAAGCAGAAGCGCGTCATCTTGGTGTGCCAGTACAAAAACTCAAACGAGAGATGATTATCTTATCGGCCATGGGAGTCGGGATTGCGGTTAGCGCAGCAGGAATGATTGGCTTTGTCGGCTTAGTGGTACCGCATATTGGCCGAATGTTAGTTGGACCCGATCATCGTAACTTGATCCCGATATCGACGCTGCTTGGCGCACTGATGTTAACTCTCGCGGACATGGTCGCGCGCGTGGCGGTTGCTCCTGCCGAATTACCGATTGGTATCGTCACGGCACTGGTTGGCGCGCCTTTCTTTTTATACCTGTTATTTCAACAAAAAGGGCGCATTTTCTGA
- a CDS encoding heme/hemin ABC transporter substrate-binding protein, with product MKLTQSFVVLLACCTSGIGVAQERIVSAGSAVTELMLALGAEKQLVAVDVTSEVPDSLSLPTIGYHRRLAAEGLLALNPTQLIGSDEMGPETALQQLRSAGIQVNIINSEATAQGLLNRIDHIAQLTKTDDVTTQHLKETVQQQITALQTKQPTAAKKVLFLLLHEGRAANVAGSDTVPDTIIRLAGAKNPAEMLVSYKPLSMESMIEMQPDMVLVSGRSLEKLGGTEAVLKAVPMLAATPAGKNKNIVAIDGHALVGGLGLKSLQEAKRIQDLLYP from the coding sequence ATGAAACTTACTCAATCCTTCGTTGTGTTGCTAGCCTGCTGTACATCGGGTATCGGCGTGGCTCAAGAAAGAATCGTCAGTGCAGGCAGCGCCGTCACTGAGCTGATGTTAGCTCTCGGGGCTGAAAAACAGTTGGTCGCCGTAGATGTGACTAGCGAAGTTCCAGATTCACTTAGCCTGCCAACGATCGGTTATCACCGTCGTCTAGCGGCGGAAGGTTTACTGGCTTTAAACCCTACTCAATTGATCGGCTCTGATGAGATGGGACCAGAAACGGCATTGCAACAACTGCGTAGTGCTGGCATCCAAGTGAATATCATTAATAGTGAGGCTACGGCGCAAGGTTTATTGAACCGTATTGATCACATTGCTCAGCTCACGAAAACCGATGATGTCACGACACAGCATTTAAAAGAAACCGTGCAACAACAGATCACCGCCTTGCAAACCAAACAACCTACCGCAGCCAAGAAGGTTTTGTTTTTACTGCTGCACGAAGGGAGGGCAGCGAATGTAGCAGGCAGCGATACGGTACCAGACACGATAATTCGCTTGGCTGGTGCTAAAAACCCAGCAGAGATGCTCGTTTCTTACAAACCGCTTTCAATGGAATCGATGATTGAAATGCAACCGGATATGGTCTTAGTCAGTGGCCGTAGCTTAGAAAAGCTGGGCGGAACAGAGGCCGTATTGAAAGCGGTTCCTATGTTGGCCGCCACGCCTGCCGGCAAGAACAAAAACATCGTGGCGATTGATGGCCATGCCCTCGTCGGAGGGTTGGGATTGAAAAGTTTACAAGAAGCAAAACGTATTCAAGACCTGCTTTACCCTTGA
- a CDS encoding ExbD/TolR family protein, translated as MIKSSTKPADLGLTPDLTPLLDIIFIVMVFLLLTASVRLESLDVALPTTDSPVVSDVNKESITINILATEPYWAIDGKTYLDWHNFSLALLEAVQSNQRPIVIAADQSAEVQQLVKLLSFLQEHGIPATQLLTDTPHS; from the coding sequence ATGATTAAATCTTCTACCAAACCTGCTGATTTAGGCTTAACCCCCGATCTCACTCCATTGCTCGACATCATTTTCATCGTAATGGTGTTTTTATTGCTGACAGCTTCAGTACGTTTGGAATCTTTAGATGTGGCTCTACCTACGACTGACTCTCCAGTGGTGAGCGACGTAAATAAAGAATCTATCACGATCAATATCTTAGCTACCGAGCCTTATTGGGCGATCGATGGGAAAACTTACCTTGATTGGCACAACTTCTCATTGGCGCTGCTTGAAGCCGTACAAAGCAATCAACGACCCATTGTGATTGCTGCTGACCAAAGTGCAGAAGTTCAACAGTTGGTCAAACTGCTGAGCTTTTTACAAGAACATGGCATTCCAGCAACTCAGTTGCTGACGGATACTCCTCACTCTTAA
- a CDS encoding MotA/TolQ/ExbB proton channel family protein, with translation MESLQQLQQQLGLMAWPLFICSALTVMLLAERLFQVLLSLTVGKGAIRQALQNVSPNNSTQLAELTEHFTGKRPVLYRGVAMLLAHHQFEKSLREDAAGIWLQEQRHQFNSGLRLLTLIGVISPLLGLLGTVLGLIEMFKGVAATTGSITPNVLADGLGVAMYTTAAGLMIAVPAVAGAQLLNLWADRTMAKLEHSLNYVNLWLEGMTLNAHASISVVSPQALTVEVND, from the coding sequence ATGGAATCGTTACAACAACTCCAACAACAACTTGGCTTAATGGCGTGGCCACTTTTCATTTGTTCAGCATTAACGGTGATGCTACTGGCTGAGCGCCTTTTCCAAGTGTTGCTTAGTTTAACCGTAGGCAAAGGTGCCATTCGCCAAGCACTGCAAAATGTTTCCCCTAACAACTCCACGCAGCTTGCAGAATTGACCGAACATTTCACGGGTAAACGTCCTGTACTTTATCGTGGTGTCGCCATGCTACTGGCTCATCATCAGTTTGAAAAATCCCTGCGTGAAGATGCCGCAGGCATCTGGTTACAGGAGCAACGTCACCAGTTTAATTCTGGGCTACGGTTGTTGACGCTGATTGGCGTGATCAGCCCTCTGCTTGGTCTGTTGGGTACAGTGCTTGGCCTAATTGAAATGTTTAAAGGTGTCGCCGCCACTACCGGAAGTATTACTCCGAACGTGTTAGCCGATGGTTTAGGGGTTGCAATGTACACCACCGCCGCAGGTTTGATGATAGCCGTACCAGCCGTAGCCGGGGCTCAATTGCTCAATCTGTGGGCGGATCGCACTATGGCGAAATTGGAACACTCGTTGAATTACGTCAACCTTTGGCTAGAAGGCATGACTCTCAATGCCCATGCTTCGATTTCCGTGGTCTCCCCCCAAGCTTTAACGGTGGAAGTCAATGATTAA